The following proteins come from a genomic window of Gynuella sunshinyii YC6258:
- a CDS encoding exonuclease SbcCD subunit D C-terminal domain-containing protein, whose translation MRILHTSDWHLGRSLYGRKRYDEFSAFLDWLMVIIEQEKINALLVAGDVFDTTTPSHRAQSLYYRFLCQVAASCCRHVVVIAGNHDSPSFLEAPRELLKILNVHVIGAVTESLEDEVLLLSDGQRPEAIVCAVPYLRDKDVRTAMPGETIDDKNRHLLDGIRKHYENVCALAVQKRASLEDTHVPIIAMGHLFTAGGTTMDGDGVRELYVGSLAHIEKSIFPSSIDYLALGHLHVPQKVGDEDHLRYSGSPIPMGFGEANQQKQVIVIEAKPNDLGIKEISVPCFQPLVRIVGARQDIVNRLQQLVEEHSNAWLEIEYTGQEVIGDLRAVVDEILSGSLMEVRRIKNRRMVDRIMQTVVEEEMLDDLNEGEVFVRCLDAHDIPEEQRPILTDCYQEIVQSLHDADKQAE comes from the coding sequence ATGAGAATTCTTCACACCTCCGATTGGCATCTTGGACGTTCGCTTTATGGCCGTAAACGTTACGACGAGTTTTCCGCCTTTTTGGACTGGTTAATGGTCATCATAGAGCAGGAGAAGATAAATGCCTTGCTGGTGGCAGGCGATGTGTTTGATACCACGACCCCAAGTCATCGGGCGCAATCGTTGTATTATCGGTTTTTATGCCAGGTAGCCGCATCCTGCTGCCGACATGTCGTGGTGATCGCCGGCAATCATGACTCGCCTTCGTTTTTGGAGGCGCCACGGGAATTACTCAAGATACTGAACGTACACGTGATTGGTGCGGTCACAGAGTCATTGGAAGATGAGGTTCTGCTGTTATCCGATGGGCAGAGGCCTGAGGCGATTGTCTGTGCTGTTCCTTATTTGCGCGATAAAGATGTACGGACTGCAATGCCAGGTGAAACCATTGATGATAAAAACCGCCACTTGCTGGATGGTATTCGTAAACACTATGAAAATGTATGTGCATTGGCTGTGCAAAAAAGAGCCTCGCTAGAGGACACCCATGTGCCGATCATAGCGATGGGGCATTTATTTACGGCAGGTGGTACTACCATGGATGGTGATGGCGTTCGTGAACTGTATGTTGGATCGCTGGCGCATATCGAAAAAAGTATCTTTCCATCATCCATAGATTATCTGGCTTTGGGGCATTTGCATGTGCCTCAAAAGGTGGGGGATGAGGACCATCTTCGTTACAGTGGATCACCCATTCCAATGGGATTTGGTGAAGCAAATCAACAGAAACAGGTCATTGTGATTGAAGCGAAGCCAAACGACCTTGGTATCAAGGAAATATCTGTTCCATGTTTTCAGCCCTTGGTCCGAATTGTGGGGGCACGGCAGGATATTGTGAATCGTCTTCAGCAACTGGTGGAAGAACATAGTAATGCCTGGTTGGAAATCGAATATACCGGGCAGGAGGTCATTGGTGATTTGCGCGCAGTCGTGGATGAAATCTTGTCTGGTTCTCTGATGGAAGTCCGCAGAATTAAAAACCGTCGCATGGTAGATAGAATCATGCAGACGGTGGTTGAAGAAGAAATGCTGGATGACCTGAATGAAGGTGAGGTTTTTGTCCGTTGCCTGGACGCCCATGACATACCGGAAGAGCAGCGGCCGATATTGACGGACTGCTATCAGGAAATAGTTCAGTCTCTGCACGATGCAGACAAGCAGGCGGAGTAG
- a CDS encoding AAA family ATPase, whose product MKILELRFQNLNSLYGEWKIDFTDPEYVSNGIFALVGPTGAGKSTILDAICLALYGRTPRLGNITKSTNGIMSRQTSECYAEVVFETQTGVFRCKWTQRRARRKADGALQTPEHQIANAGNGQLLETKKSQVAAVIEACTGMDFDRFTRSILLAQGGFDTFLKADAEQKSKILEQITGTGIYTDISRMTHERQRQEQEKLTLLQAETKSIVILTPEKEMEIRQTLHDQQQKHSVVNRQLTEVRQAIGWWQGIETLRQELRSLMDEQQQLKAQIETFTPQQERLNRALKAATLDGQYATLTAERRNQADDQAALSSLQKRMPELEKMVKNREEAWRAAEQNTVAARTCLTEAMPLLNQVRALDQSLKDKANNLAEADEAIRGMLADINVHEQQRTEYQQRYDQSVQQLQQIEQYCADHCRDESLVNGLAGIEVQFADLLKQRGELQRLREQQQQTREQVEKYRRTQAQCQQQDDLSAQKLKEAQAALQTGKEKRDQLLAGRLLREHRAERDALQTQLILQNRIADLEEYRQSLEDGKPCPLCGATAHPYAEGNVPSSNDTEKRIAELQNLITQVEAQEEILEQLAQRVQQVAIEQRQAEQALVDARHHLSSAEKSLAEITDRLSRMQAGYDTQSQTVVAPLQTYGVTELGDDVGGLLQSLRKRAEEWQQHIKEKNRLENAMTELKSELKSIDVLMASQHQALQGQQQKREALKQQSHDIQTQRQQLFGNKQPDAEQISLQHAIDQAIAVEKNLGNEQHELQRQLTEANTRINSLSQTIEKRKLELQEAEASLLEALHQAGFMDENELAAARCSIDEREALTQQAKQLEERQVLLTDRKQDREARLAAEQAKQLTEQTPEQLQSRIQELEQNGQQLNERIASLAHQLRIHSEAQERFKTAQVDIQAQTTECERWNQLHSLIGSADGKKYRNFAQGLTFELLVSHANRQLEKMTDRYLLLRDSEQPLELNVLDNYQAGEVRSTRNLSGGESFIVSLALALGLSMMASRKVRVDSMFLDEGFGTLDEDTLDTALETLSGVQQGGKLIGVISHVPALKERIGTQIQVSPLSGGKSALNGPGCSHLFD is encoded by the coding sequence ATGAAAATACTGGAACTCAGATTTCAAAACCTTAATTCCCTTTACGGTGAATGGAAGATCGATTTTACCGATCCGGAATATGTGTCCAACGGCATTTTTGCGCTCGTTGGTCCAACCGGTGCTGGAAAATCCACGATTCTGGATGCCATCTGTCTGGCGTTATATGGTCGAACTCCCAGGCTTGGCAATATCACCAAAAGCACCAATGGCATCATGTCGCGACAAACTTCTGAATGCTACGCCGAAGTGGTGTTCGAAACTCAGACCGGTGTGTTTCGTTGTAAATGGACACAGCGCCGGGCGCGACGTAAAGCCGATGGTGCACTACAGACACCTGAGCATCAAATTGCCAATGCCGGGAATGGCCAGTTGCTGGAAACCAAAAAAAGTCAGGTGGCCGCGGTCATTGAAGCCTGTACCGGCATGGATTTCGATCGTTTCACCCGGTCCATTCTGCTGGCTCAGGGTGGTTTTGATACATTTCTGAAAGCGGATGCAGAACAGAAGTCGAAGATTCTGGAGCAGATTACCGGCACTGGCATTTATACCGATATATCCCGCATGACCCATGAACGTCAACGACAGGAGCAGGAAAAACTGACGCTGCTGCAGGCCGAGACCAAGAGCATAGTGATACTGACACCGGAGAAGGAAATGGAAATCCGGCAGACTCTGCATGACCAACAGCAAAAGCACAGTGTCGTGAACCGACAGTTAACTGAAGTCCGTCAGGCCATTGGCTGGTGGCAGGGGATCGAAACGCTGCGGCAGGAACTACGGAGTCTGATGGATGAACAGCAACAACTAAAGGCGCAGATTGAGACCTTTACACCGCAACAGGAGCGACTGAATCGAGCTCTAAAGGCTGCTACTTTAGACGGACAATATGCCACTCTGACTGCTGAGCGCAGAAATCAGGCCGATGATCAGGCGGCCCTATCGAGCTTGCAGAAGCGGATGCCAGAACTGGAAAAGATGGTAAAAAATCGGGAAGAGGCATGGCGTGCCGCCGAACAGAATACGGTGGCCGCCAGAACCTGTTTGACCGAAGCAATGCCGCTGCTGAACCAGGTTCGGGCACTGGATCAGAGCCTGAAAGACAAAGCAAATAACCTCGCTGAAGCCGATGAGGCGATCAGGGGAATGCTGGCTGATATCAATGTCCATGAACAGCAACGTACGGAGTATCAGCAGCGCTACGATCAGAGCGTCCAACAGCTGCAACAGATTGAGCAATATTGCGCTGACCATTGTCGCGATGAGTCGCTGGTCAATGGGCTGGCCGGCATCGAGGTGCAGTTTGCGGATCTGCTCAAGCAGCGAGGAGAATTGCAGCGGCTTCGTGAACAGCAGCAACAGACCAGGGAGCAAGTGGAAAAATACAGACGGACGCAGGCGCAGTGCCAGCAGCAGGATGACCTCTCGGCTCAGAAGCTGAAAGAAGCACAGGCAGCCTTGCAGACAGGAAAAGAAAAGCGCGATCAGCTTTTGGCCGGACGCCTGCTGCGAGAGCACCGGGCTGAAAGAGACGCATTACAAACGCAATTAATACTACAGAATCGCATTGCCGATTTGGAAGAGTATCGGCAGTCATTGGAAGATGGTAAACCCTGTCCGCTTTGTGGTGCGACAGCGCATCCTTACGCTGAGGGCAATGTTCCTTCGAGTAATGATACCGAGAAACGTATTGCCGAATTGCAAAACCTAATCACTCAAGTGGAAGCGCAGGAAGAGATTCTCGAACAGCTGGCGCAGAGGGTGCAGCAGGTCGCTATCGAACAGCGACAGGCTGAGCAGGCTTTAGTGGATGCTCGTCACCATCTATCTTCGGCCGAAAAAAGCCTGGCTGAAATCACCGACCGATTGAGTCGGATGCAGGCCGGGTACGATACCCAGAGCCAGACTGTTGTAGCGCCATTGCAGACTTATGGCGTGACAGAGCTGGGAGACGATGTGGGTGGGCTGTTGCAGTCTCTGCGTAAACGGGCTGAGGAATGGCAGCAGCATATCAAGGAGAAAAACAGACTCGAAAATGCCATGACTGAGCTAAAAAGTGAGCTTAAGTCCATTGATGTTTTGATGGCCTCACAGCATCAGGCCTTGCAAGGGCAGCAACAAAAACGCGAGGCACTTAAACAGCAGTCTCACGATATCCAGACTCAGCGGCAGCAGTTGTTCGGCAATAAACAGCCCGATGCTGAGCAGATATCTCTGCAACATGCGATTGATCAGGCCATTGCTGTAGAAAAGAACCTCGGAAATGAGCAGCATGAACTGCAACGGCAACTGACAGAAGCCAATACCCGTATCAATTCCCTGAGTCAGACGATTGAAAAACGAAAGCTGGAATTACAGGAAGCAGAAGCATCACTGTTAGAAGCCTTGCATCAAGCTGGTTTTATGGATGAAAACGAGCTCGCAGCTGCCCGTTGCAGTATTGACGAGCGAGAGGCATTAACGCAGCAGGCAAAACAGTTGGAAGAACGTCAGGTTCTGCTGACGGATCGAAAGCAGGACCGGGAAGCGCGATTGGCGGCCGAGCAGGCCAAACAATTGACTGAACAGACTCCTGAACAATTGCAGTCCCGGATACAGGAACTGGAGCAAAATGGGCAACAACTAAACGAGCGAATAGCCTCTTTGGCTCACCAGCTTCGCATTCATTCCGAGGCTCAAGAACGGTTTAAAACAGCACAGGTGGACATCCAGGCGCAGACAACGGAATGCGAGCGCTGGAATCAGCTGCACAGTCTGATCGGTTCTGCCGATGGCAAAAAATACCGGAATTTTGCCCAGGGACTGACTTTTGAACTATTGGTTTCCCATGCCAATCGTCAACTCGAAAAGATGACCGACCGATACTTATTACTGCGGGATAGCGAACAACCGCTGGAACTTAATGTGCTGGATAATTATCAGGCGGGTGAGGTCCGTTCTACCCGTAACCTTTCCGGGGGTGAGAGTTTTATTGTCAGTCTGGCGCTGGCGCTTGGGTTGTCCATGATGGCCAGTCGTAAAGTGAGGGTGGATTCGATGTTTCTGGATGAAGGATTTGGAACACTGGATGAAGATACCCTGGATACTGCATTGGAAACGCTGTCGGGCGTGCAGCAGGGGGGTAAGCTTATCGGAGTGATCTCTCACGTTCCGGCATTAAAAGAGCGTATTGGTACTCAAATTCAGGTTTCTCCTTTGTCCGGAGGTAAGAGCGCACTGAATGGTCCCGGATGCAGTCATTTGTTTGATTGA